The proteins below are encoded in one region of Knoellia sp. S7-12:
- a CDS encoding HRDC domain-containing protein, with product MTDAPSAPPTSTEDAEPAPDAEPTLPPPTPLNEPADGTPDVVESERGLSEAAAAIAAGEGPVAVDAERASGYRYGQRAYLIQLRREGSGTWLIDPIACPDMSPLNDAIGRAEWILHAATQDLACLAEVGLRPRQLFDTELGARLLGLPRVGLAAVVEHYLGLALAKEHSAVDWSTRPLPEPWLRYAALDVEVLTELRNLMGVDLARQQKSEWARQEFEALLTWAPTERVDPWRRTSGLNTIRSRRGVAIVRELWYARDDIARDRDTSPGRILPDAGLIAIAAQAPTSSTDLPSGHRAIARYGRQWVAAVKRANAVDEAELPARTIRSDGPPPARSWADKDPVAAERLAATRAELTAYAEEREIPIENVISPDPLRRAVWSPPTARDEAGFTAALHDSGVRQWQAEIVAPMLARAFEAHPDPSPGTSPDA from the coding sequence ATGACCGACGCACCGTCCGCCCCGCCCACCTCGACCGAGGACGCCGAGCCCGCACCTGACGCAGAGCCGACCCTTCCCCCACCCACTCCGCTCAACGAGCCCGCCGACGGGACCCCCGACGTCGTCGAGTCCGAACGTGGCCTCAGCGAGGCCGCTGCGGCGATCGCCGCCGGTGAAGGACCCGTAGCAGTCGACGCCGAGCGAGCCTCGGGGTACCGCTACGGCCAGCGCGCCTATCTCATCCAGCTGCGGCGTGAGGGTTCGGGCACGTGGCTCATCGACCCCATCGCCTGCCCGGACATGAGTCCCCTCAACGACGCCATCGGCCGCGCCGAGTGGATCCTGCACGCCGCGACCCAGGACCTCGCCTGCCTCGCCGAGGTGGGCCTGCGTCCGCGTCAGCTCTTCGACACCGAGCTCGGCGCACGGCTCCTCGGGCTTCCGCGCGTGGGACTGGCCGCAGTCGTCGAGCACTACCTCGGCCTGGCCCTGGCCAAGGAGCACTCGGCCGTGGACTGGTCCACGCGTCCCCTGCCCGAGCCGTGGTTGCGCTATGCCGCCCTTGACGTCGAGGTGCTCACCGAGCTCCGCAATCTCATGGGCGTCGACCTTGCCCGCCAGCAGAAGTCCGAGTGGGCCCGGCAGGAGTTCGAGGCGCTGCTCACGTGGGCGCCAACCGAACGCGTCGACCCGTGGCGTCGCACCAGTGGCCTCAACACCATCCGCAGCCGTCGCGGCGTCGCCATCGTGCGGGAGCTCTGGTACGCCCGTGACGACATCGCCCGCGACCGCGACACCTCACCGGGCCGGATCCTCCCGGACGCCGGCCTCATCGCCATCGCCGCCCAGGCCCCGACGTCTTCGACCGATCTCCCGAGCGGCCACCGCGCCATCGCCCGCTACGGCCGCCAGTGGGTGGCAGCGGTCAAGCGCGCCAACGCCGTCGACGAGGCCGAGCTCCCGGCGCGCACGATCCGCTCCGACGGACCGCCGCCCGCGCGCTCGTGGGCCGACAAGGACCCGGTTGCAGCGGAACGGCTGGCGGCCACGCGAGCCGAGCTGACGGCCTACGCCGAAGAACGCGAGATCCCGATCGAGAACGTCATCTCGCCCGACCCACTCCGCCGGGCCGTGTGGAGTCCGCCGACGGCGCGCGACGAGGCCGGGTTCACCGCGGCGCTGCACGACTCTGGTGTGCGCCAGTGGCAGGCCGAGATCGTCGCGCCGATGTTGGCCCGGGCCTTCGAGGCCCACCCCGACCCCTCTCCAGGAACCTCTCCCGACGCCTGA
- a CDS encoding alpha/beta hydrolase, protein MGGHGFFEGFVDERREVGALTIRVRHGGKGPAVLLVHGHPRTGATWHRVAAALVDAGLTVVCPDMPGYGQSSCPPVRPDHRQQSKRVVAGALVDLMRGLGHERFHLAGHDRGCYVALRLALDHPAAVERLAVLDGIPISEALERADARFAQKWAHWFFFGLADKPELAVGADPDRWYGGSAEHMGPDAFAEYRAAIHDADTRQAMIEDYRAGLGPDREDELADRAAGRVLEQPTLFAWSSRDDMVDFYGDPLAIWRLWAPDVVGVEIDSGHHMAEENPAALASALIRHFRTIPTT, encoded by the coding sequence ATGGGTGGCCACGGCTTCTTCGAGGGATTCGTCGACGAGCGACGCGAGGTCGGTGCGCTCACGATCCGCGTGCGGCACGGTGGGAAGGGCCCAGCGGTCCTGCTCGTTCACGGGCACCCGCGCACAGGAGCGACGTGGCACCGGGTCGCGGCTGCGCTCGTGGACGCGGGACTGACGGTGGTCTGCCCGGACATGCCGGGCTACGGGCAGTCGTCGTGTCCACCGGTGCGTCCTGACCATCGCCAACAGTCCAAGAGAGTTGTCGCCGGAGCCCTGGTGGACCTGATGCGCGGGCTCGGCCACGAGCGCTTCCACCTTGCCGGGCACGACCGCGGCTGCTACGTCGCTCTTCGCCTTGCTCTTGACCACCCAGCCGCCGTCGAGCGGCTCGCGGTGCTGGACGGCATACCGATCAGCGAAGCGCTCGAGCGTGCCGATGCGCGCTTCGCCCAGAAATGGGCGCACTGGTTCTTCTTCGGGCTCGCCGACAAGCCAGAGCTCGCCGTTGGGGCCGACCCGGACAGGTGGTACGGCGGTAGCGCCGAGCACATGGGGCCCGACGCGTTCGCGGAGTACCGCGCCGCCATCCACGACGCCGATACCCGTCAGGCGATGATCGAGGACTACCGCGCCGGTCTCGGGCCGGACCGCGAGGACGAGCTTGCCGACCGGGCCGCTGGCAGGGTGCTGGAGCAGCCGACACTCTTTGCGTGGTCCAGCCGCGACGACATGGTGGACTTCTATGGAGACCCACTCGCGATCTGGCGTCTATGGGCGCCCGATGTCGTCGGTGTCGAGATCGACTCCGGACACCACATGGCCGAGGAGAACCCAGCAGCACTGGCGTCGGCGCTGATACGACACTTCAGGACGATCCCAACGACGTAG
- a CDS encoding thiolase family protein — translation MPRTLNEVVFVDGVRTPFGKAGEKGMYAQTRADDLVVRCIRELLKRNPQLPKDRVEEVAIAATTQIGDQGLTLGRLAALLSGLPNTTPGYSVDRMCAGAMTAVTNVASSIGFGAYDIAIAGGVEHMGRHPMGEGIDPNPRLIGEKLVDQSALSMGNTAENLHDRFPKLTKERSDAFAVGSQAKLAQAYADGKIQPDLVPMATRHSERGAGLATKDEPPRPGTTMDELAALKTPFRPHGAVTAGNAAGLNDGATACVLASEQTAQELGLPVKMRLVSFGFVGVEPEVMGIGPVPATEKALAKAGLTIEDIGLFELNEAFAVQVLAFLDHFGIADDDARVNQYGGAIATGHPLASSGVRLMTQLAAQFKEQPEVRYGVTAMCIGIGMGGSVIWENPHHADYGTEA, via the coding sequence GTGCCCCGCACCCTGAATGAGGTCGTCTTCGTCGACGGCGTGCGCACGCCGTTCGGCAAGGCTGGCGAGAAGGGCATGTATGCCCAGACCCGCGCCGACGACCTCGTCGTCCGCTGCATCCGCGAGCTGCTCAAGCGCAACCCGCAGCTCCCCAAGGACCGTGTCGAGGAGGTCGCCATCGCCGCGACCACCCAGATCGGCGACCAGGGCCTGACGCTCGGCCGACTCGCCGCCCTCCTGTCGGGGCTGCCCAACACCACTCCCGGCTACTCCGTCGACCGCATGTGCGCCGGTGCCATGACCGCGGTGACCAACGTGGCGTCCTCGATCGGTTTCGGCGCCTACGACATCGCCATCGCCGGTGGTGTCGAGCACATGGGTCGCCACCCCATGGGTGAGGGCATCGACCCCAACCCGCGCCTCATCGGCGAGAAGCTCGTGGACCAGTCCGCTCTCTCGATGGGCAACACGGCCGAGAACCTGCACGACCGCTTCCCGAAGCTGACCAAGGAGCGTTCCGACGCGTTCGCCGTCGGCAGCCAGGCCAAGCTGGCCCAGGCCTACGCGGACGGCAAGATCCAGCCCGACCTCGTCCCCATGGCCACGCGCCACTCCGAGCGCGGCGCCGGTCTCGCAACCAAGGACGAGCCTCCCCGCCCCGGCACCACCATGGACGAGCTTGCCGCGCTCAAGACGCCGTTCCGCCCCCACGGTGCGGTCACTGCCGGCAACGCTGCTGGTCTCAACGACGGAGCGACCGCGTGTGTCCTCGCCTCCGAGCAGACGGCGCAGGAGCTTGGTCTCCCCGTCAAGATGCGCCTCGTGTCGTTCGGCTTCGTCGGCGTCGAGCCCGAGGTCATGGGCATCGGCCCGGTCCCCGCGACCGAGAAGGCCCTGGCCAAGGCTGGCCTCACCATCGAGGACATCGGTCTGTTCGAGCTCAACGAGGCGTTCGCCGTCCAGGTACTCGCCTTCCTCGACCACTTCGGCATCGCCGACGACGACGCGCGCGTCAACCAGTACGGCGGCGCCATCGCCACCGGCCACCCGCTCGCCTCCTCGGGAGTGCGCCTCATGACGCAGCTCGCTGCACAGTTCAAGGAGCAGCCAGAGGTCCGCTACGGCGTCACCGCGATGTGCATCGGCATCGGCATGGGCGGCTCGGTCATCTGGGAGAACCCGCACCACGCCGACTACGGGACGGAAGCCTGA
- a CDS encoding 3-hydroxyacyl-CoA dehydrogenase NAD-binding domain-containing protein, translating to MSENTTSKAHGETVTRALVQDVALAGDAGTLALITLDNGFDHTKPNTFGPEGIAALQGVIDTLRTRAEAGEIQAVGITGKPFIFAVGADLTGVPTLSSREQALEIARAGHTAFAAINDLPVPTFAFVNGAAMGGGVEVALSCDYRTISGAVPALALPETFLGLVPGWGGCYLLPNLVGPANALKVIIENPMNTNRMLSGPAAFKLGMADLLLEPADFLEESIAWAGKVVTGDVTVERPEVSRDESEWDAATKAAKGLVLAKTAGRSPGPLRAIELVSAARTATRDEAFAAEDQALADLLLGDELRAGLYSFDLVQKRAKRPAGAPDKALARKVTKVGIVGAGLMASQLALLFARNLRVPVVMTDLDEDRVAKGVGYVHAEIAKSLEAGKIGQDRANHLTGLVTGSTSKDGFADADLVVEAVFEEISVKKQVWAEVEAVVSPECVLASNTSSLSITEMAADLQHPERVVGLHFFNPVAVMPLLEIIRGEKTDDAALATAFATGKGLKKTTILVKDSASFIVNRLLGRFMGEFSKIVDEGTPVAVAEKAVAGLAPMPPFVLLGLVGPAIALHNSETLHRAFGDRFHVSPNLQKMVELGKRGYYTQVGGRFVVDPEIEAAHITPDHPVELDVAEVRERVLSVLAEEVALMLKEGVAQAPMDIDLALITGAGFQFWNGGLTPLLDREGISEKVVGQRFLPPGAASVPA from the coding sequence ATGAGCGAGAACACCACGTCCAAAGCCCACGGCGAGACCGTGACGCGCGCCCTCGTCCAGGACGTCGCCCTCGCGGGTGACGCAGGCACTCTGGCCCTCATCACTCTCGACAACGGCTTCGACCACACCAAGCCCAACACCTTCGGACCCGAGGGCATCGCGGCACTCCAGGGCGTCATCGACACCCTGCGCACCCGCGCCGAGGCCGGGGAGATCCAGGCAGTCGGCATCACCGGCAAGCCGTTCATCTTCGCCGTCGGCGCCGACCTCACGGGTGTCCCGACTCTGAGCAGCCGCGAGCAGGCCCTCGAGATCGCTCGGGCGGGCCACACGGCCTTCGCCGCGATCAACGACCTGCCTGTGCCGACGTTCGCGTTCGTCAACGGCGCGGCCATGGGTGGCGGTGTTGAGGTCGCACTGTCCTGCGACTACCGCACGATCAGTGGAGCAGTGCCGGCTCTGGCTCTGCCCGAGACCTTCCTCGGTCTCGTCCCCGGATGGGGTGGCTGCTACCTGCTGCCCAACCTCGTCGGGCCGGCGAACGCTCTCAAGGTCATCATCGAGAACCCGATGAACACCAACCGCATGCTCAGTGGTCCGGCGGCCTTCAAGCTCGGCATGGCCGATCTCCTGCTCGAGCCGGCCGACTTCCTCGAGGAGTCGATCGCGTGGGCGGGCAAGGTCGTCACTGGCGACGTCACGGTCGAGCGCCCCGAGGTCTCACGCGACGAGTCCGAGTGGGACGCCGCGACCAAGGCTGCCAAGGGACTCGTCCTCGCCAAGACGGCAGGCCGCTCACCCGGCCCACTGCGCGCGATCGAGCTGGTCTCCGCCGCTCGCACCGCCACTCGCGACGAGGCCTTCGCCGCCGAGGACCAGGCCCTTGCCGATCTCCTCCTGGGTGACGAGCTCCGCGCCGGGCTCTACTCGTTCGACCTTGTGCAGAAGCGCGCGAAGCGCCCGGCGGGTGCTCCCGACAAGGCTCTGGCCCGCAAGGTGACCAAGGTAGGCATCGTCGGCGCCGGTCTCATGGCCAGCCAGCTCGCCCTGCTTTTTGCCCGCAACCTGCGAGTTCCCGTCGTCATGACAGACCTTGACGAAGATCGTGTTGCCAAGGGTGTCGGCTATGTCCACGCAGAGATCGCCAAGTCCCTCGAGGCGGGCAAGATCGGACAGGACCGCGCCAACCACCTCACTGGCCTCGTCACCGGCTCGACGTCCAAGGACGGCTTCGCCGACGCCGACCTCGTGGTCGAGGCGGTCTTCGAGGAGATCTCGGTCAAGAAGCAGGTCTGGGCCGAGGTCGAGGCCGTGGTCTCACCCGAGTGCGTCCTCGCCTCCAACACGAGCTCGCTGTCCATCACCGAGATGGCCGCCGACCTGCAGCACCCGGAGCGGGTCGTGGGCCTCCACTTCTTCAACCCAGTCGCCGTCATGCCGTTGCTCGAGATCATCCGAGGTGAGAAGACCGACGACGCCGCGCTCGCGACGGCCTTCGCCACGGGCAAGGGCCTCAAGAAGACGACGATCCTCGTCAAGGACTCCGCGTCGTTCATCGTCAACCGCCTGCTCGGCCGCTTCATGGGCGAGTTCAGCAAGATCGTCGACGAAGGCACGCCGGTCGCCGTCGCCGAGAAGGCCGTCGCCGGTCTCGCGCCGATGCCCCCGTTCGTCCTGCTGGGCCTCGTCGGCCCGGCGATCGCGCTGCACAACAGCGAGACGCTCCACCGCGCGTTCGGTGACCGATTCCACGTGTCGCCCAACCTTCAGAAGATGGTGGAGCTGGGCAAGCGCGGCTACTACACCCAGGTGGGCGGCAGGTTCGTCGTCGATCCCGAGATCGAGGCAGCCCACATCACGCCCGACCACCCGGTCGAGCTCGACGTGGCGGAGGTCCGTGAGCGAGTGCTCTCCGTCCTCGCCGAGGAGGTCGCCCTCATGCTCAAGGAGGGCGTGGCACAGGCGCCGATGGACATCGACCTCGCGCTGATCACCGGCGCCGGCTTCCAGTTCTGGAACGGCGGCCTCACCCCCCTCCTTGACCGTGAGGGGATCTCCGAGAAGGTCGTCGGGCAGCGCTTCCTGCCGCCTGGCGCGGCAAGCGTTCCTGCCTGA
- a CDS encoding UDP-N-acetylglucosamine 1-carboxyvinyltransferase yields MTESSYLTRIGTLIRDARRHQGLTQNELADKLGTSQSAVARIEQGRQNLSLEMLARVGETLGSEFVSLGHSGPQHLRIVGGAKLSGSIPVKTSKNAAVGLLCAALLNKGRTTLRNLARIEEVNRIIEVLTSMGVKVRWLPDSSDLEIIPPATLDLDSIDIAAARRTRTVIMFLGPLLHQFDAFSLPYAGGCDLGTRTVEPHLTTLKSFGLDVAATHGFYEAKVDKNTRPEKAIILTERGDTVTENVLFAAALHPGTTVIRNASSNYMVQDVCFFLERLGVKIEGIGTTTLTVTGCESIDVDVDYSPSEDPIEAMSLIAAAVVTESSITIERAPIEFLEIELATLDGMGLQYEISQEYLAKNGHTRLADITILPSKLTAPIDKIAPMPFPGLNIDNLPFFALIAACAEGTTMIHDWVYENRAIYLTELTKVGAQVQLLDPHRVMITGRTAKWRPAEVMCPPALRPGVVVLLAMLAANGTSVLRNVYVINRGYEDLAERLNALGATIEIFRDI; encoded by the coding sequence ATGACTGAGTCCAGCTACCTCACCCGGATCGGCACCCTCATCAGGGATGCCCGGCGCCATCAGGGCCTGACCCAGAACGAGCTCGCCGACAAGCTCGGCACCAGCCAGAGCGCCGTCGCCCGCATCGAACAAGGCCGCCAGAACCTCAGCCTTGAGATGCTCGCTCGCGTCGGTGAAACCCTCGGCAGCGAGTTCGTCTCCCTCGGCCACAGCGGCCCCCAGCACCTGCGGATCGTCGGCGGCGCCAAGCTGTCCGGCTCGATCCCGGTCAAGACCTCCAAGAATGCAGCCGTGGGCCTGCTCTGCGCCGCCCTGCTCAACAAGGGCCGCACGACGCTGCGCAACCTCGCCCGCATCGAGGAGGTCAACCGGATCATCGAGGTCCTCACCTCGATGGGCGTCAAGGTGCGTTGGCTCCCTGACAGCAGCGACCTCGAGATCATCCCGCCGGCGACCCTCGACCTCGACTCCATCGACATTGCGGCCGCGCGCCGCACCCGCACCGTGATCATGTTCCTCGGACCGCTGCTCCACCAGTTCGACGCGTTCTCCCTGCCTTACGCCGGCGGTTGTGACCTCGGCACGCGCACCGTCGAGCCGCACCTCACCACGCTGAAGTCGTTCGGTCTCGATGTCGCGGCGACGCATGGCTTCTATGAGGCCAAGGTCGACAAGAACACGCGTCCCGAGAAGGCCATCATCCTCACCGAGCGTGGCGACACGGTCACCGAGAACGTCCTCTTCGCCGCTGCCCTGCACCCGGGCACGACCGTCATCCGCAACGCGTCCTCGAACTACATGGTTCAGGACGTCTGCTTCTTCCTCGAGCGTCTTGGCGTCAAGATCGAGGGCATCGGCACGACGACGCTCACGGTCACTGGCTGCGAGTCCATCGACGTCGACGTCGACTACTCCCCCAGCGAGGACCCGATCGAGGCCATGAGCCTCATCGCCGCCGCCGTCGTCACGGAGTCGTCGATCACCATCGAGCGCGCACCGATCGAGTTCCTCGAGATCGAGCTCGCGACGCTGGACGGCATGGGGCTGCAGTACGAGATCTCGCAGGAGTACCTCGCCAAGAACGGCCACACGCGCCTCGCCGACATCACCATCCTGCCGAGCAAGCTGACGGCGCCGATCGACAAGATCGCGCCGATGCCGTTCCCGGGCCTCAACATCGACAACCTGCCGTTCTTCGCGCTCATTGCTGCGTGCGCCGAGGGCACGACGATGATCCACGACTGGGTCTACGAGAACCGCGCCATCTATCTCACCGAGCTCACCAAGGTCGGCGCCCAGGTGCAGCTCCTCGACCCGCACCGCGTCATGATCACCGGCCGCACAGCCAAGTGGCGTCCGGCCGAGGTCATGTGCCCGCCGGCGCTGCGCCCCGGCGTCGTCGTGCTCCTCGCGATGCTCGCGGCCAACGGCACCTCGGTCCTGCGCAACGTCTATGTCATCAATCGTGGCTACGAGGACCTCGCTGAGCGCCTCAACGCTCTCGGCGCCACCATCGAGATCTTCCGCGACATCTGA
- a CDS encoding methyltransferase — protein sequence MSETQVFDWSNLRRWPDVEASNLQAWDASDRLILDEAGALADVGEVVVIGDRHGALTLGALEAGAARVRVHQDGILGQRALEANATRRGVDGFEHHPLDATLVEGARLVLLQLPRSLDELDEIAQLVAAHAHAEVRVIAGGRVKHMSRSMNDVLAQSFGQVQASLAKQKSRALHASEPREGVTSTWPRQQRHEDAGLTISAHGGVFAGTGIDIGTRLLLDHIPEMRQAERAIDLASGSGVVAAALALARPDLQILATDQSAASVASTRATALANGVSDRVEIVRADGLETVDTASAQLIVLNPPFHVGAAVHTGLAERLFADAARALEPGGELWVVWNTPLNYRPILDKLIGSTKQVLRTNKFTVTSSRKRT from the coding sequence ATGTCTGAAACCCAGGTGTTTGACTGGAGCAACCTGCGCCGCTGGCCCGACGTCGAGGCATCCAACCTCCAGGCGTGGGACGCCAGTGATCGGCTGATCCTCGACGAGGCCGGTGCGCTGGCCGACGTCGGTGAGGTCGTCGTCATCGGCGACCGTCACGGAGCCCTGACTCTCGGGGCGCTCGAAGCCGGGGCCGCTCGGGTGCGTGTGCACCAGGACGGCATCCTGGGCCAGCGTGCCCTTGAGGCGAACGCCACCCGCCGCGGCGTTGACGGGTTCGAGCACCATCCGCTCGACGCGACACTGGTCGAGGGTGCTCGGCTCGTATTGCTGCAGCTCCCCCGTTCGCTCGACGAGCTCGACGAGATCGCCCAGCTCGTCGCGGCCCACGCCCACGCCGAGGTGCGTGTGATCGCCGGTGGCCGGGTCAAGCACATGTCGCGGTCGATGAACGATGTCCTGGCTCAGTCGTTCGGCCAGGTGCAGGCCAGCCTGGCCAAACAGAAGTCGCGCGCCCTGCACGCCTCCGAGCCGCGCGAGGGTGTCACCTCGACCTGGCCCCGCCAGCAACGCCACGAGGACGCCGGACTCACGATCAGCGCGCATGGCGGTGTCTTCGCGGGCACGGGCATCGACATCGGCACCCGGCTCCTGCTCGACCACATCCCTGAGATGCGTCAGGCCGAGCGGGCCATCGACCTCGCCAGCGGCAGCGGGGTTGTCGCTGCCGCCCTCGCCCTCGCCCGCCCCGATCTGCAGATCCTCGCCACCGACCAGTCGGCTGCCTCAGTCGCGTCGACCCGTGCGACGGCCCTCGCGAATGGCGTGAGCGACCGCGTCGAGATCGTTCGCGCCGACGGACTCGAGACCGTCGACACCGCGTCGGCCCAACTCATCGTCCTCAACCCGCCGTTCCACGTCGGTGCGGCGGTGCACACCGGTCTGGCCGAGCGACTCTTCGCCGACGCTGCGCGCGCTCTCGAGCCCGGCGGTGAGCTCTGGGTCGTCTGGAACACCCCGCTGAACTATCGGCCGATCCTCGACAAGCTGATCGGCTCCACCAAACAGGTCCTGCGCACCAACAAGTTCACCGTCACCTCGTCGCGCAAGCGCACCTGA
- a CDS encoding 3-hydroxybutyrate dehydrogenase, translating to MLDGRTALVTGAASGIGAAVVERLASAGARVHAVDIDGDALDKLVARVGAERVTPWVVDLSDLDAHGGLPSDIDVLVNNAGIQHVAPVHEFPVDEFERIHRIMLLSPFRLVRACLPHMYAAGWGRVVNVSSVHGLRASAFKSAYVSAKHGLEGLSKVVALEAGDKGVTSNCINPAYVRTPLVERQISAQAQAHGIPESEVLEEVMLTPVAVKRLIEPAEVADLIGFLCGPSSDSITGSSFTMDGGWTAH from the coding sequence ATGCTTGACGGCCGCACCGCGCTGGTCACTGGTGCGGCAAGCGGGATCGGTGCTGCCGTCGTCGAGCGCCTCGCGTCCGCGGGCGCGCGGGTGCACGCAGTCGACATCGATGGAGACGCCCTCGACAAGCTCGTCGCACGCGTCGGTGCCGAGCGCGTCACCCCGTGGGTCGTTGACCTCTCGGACCTCGATGCGCACGGCGGTCTGCCGTCCGACATCGACGTCCTCGTCAACAACGCAGGCATCCAGCACGTCGCACCCGTCCACGAGTTCCCCGTCGACGAATTCGAACGGATCCACCGGATCATGCTGCTCTCGCCGTTCCGGCTCGTGCGTGCCTGCCTTCCCCACATGTATGCCGCCGGCTGGGGTCGCGTCGTCAACGTCTCGTCCGTGCACGGGTTGCGGGCCAGTGCCTTCAAGTCCGCCTACGTGTCGGCCAAGCACGGCCTCGAAGGACTGAGCAAGGTCGTGGCCCTCGAGGCCGGCGACAAGGGCGTCACGAGCAACTGCATCAACCCGGCCTATGTGCGAACTCCGTTGGTGGAGAGGCAGATCAGCGCACAGGCGCAGGCACACGGCATACCCGAGTCCGAAGTCCTGGAGGAAGTCATGCTGACTCCGGTGGCCGTGAAACGGCTCATCGAGCCGGCCGAGGTCGCCGACCTCATCGGGTTCCTGTGCGGACCGTCCTCGGACTCCATCACCGGATCGTCATTCACGATGGACGGCGGCTGGACCGCCCACTGA
- a CDS encoding branched-chain amino acid ABC transporter permease — protein MSAQLTETTRVETAASAAPDRKLNPFVRAGALVIALLAVLALPWLIYPPVAMDIMAWGLFAISIDLLLGFTGLLSFGHAMFWGTSAYVTGIIATRSGLPFHVAILGGAVVAMLLAVPTGYLAVRRTGIYFAMVTLAFAQMIFFIANQARDLTGGENGLQGIPKSFFGVELIENEPFYFYYAALPLILLGAFIAWRTVSSPFGRVLLAIRDNPARARALGYDVERYKIMVFVISAGIAGLAGGVFSVSHGFASLQELIWQTSGKVVLITVLGGIGTLWGGPLGAAVVVLLEDYLASSGFNGIGIITGTIFVLIVLLFRKGIWGTVADLVARIRGRAATAAQGKRDA, from the coding sequence ATGAGTGCCCAGCTCACCGAGACGACGCGGGTCGAGACCGCCGCGTCGGCCGCACCTGATCGCAAGCTGAACCCGTTCGTGCGGGCTGGCGCGCTGGTCATCGCACTGCTCGCAGTGCTCGCCCTGCCGTGGCTGATCTATCCGCCCGTGGCGATGGACATCATGGCGTGGGGTCTGTTCGCCATCTCCATCGACCTGCTGCTCGGCTTCACCGGGTTGCTGAGCTTCGGTCACGCGATGTTCTGGGGCACCTCGGCCTACGTCACCGGGATCATCGCCACTCGCTCGGGTCTGCCGTTCCATGTCGCCATCCTCGGCGGAGCAGTGGTGGCAATGCTCCTCGCTGTGCCGACCGGCTACCTGGCGGTGCGCCGCACCGGGATCTACTTCGCCATGGTGACTCTGGCGTTCGCCCAGATGATCTTCTTCATCGCCAACCAGGCGCGCGACCTCACCGGCGGCGAGAATGGTCTGCAGGGCATCCCGAAGTCGTTCTTCGGGGTCGAGTTGATCGAGAACGAACCGTTCTACTTCTACTACGCCGCACTGCCGCTCATCCTGCTCGGGGCGTTCATCGCCTGGCGCACCGTGTCGTCGCCATTCGGTCGAGTGCTCCTCGCGATTCGTGACAACCCGGCCCGCGCGCGGGCGCTGGGCTACGACGTCGAGCGCTACAAGATCATGGTGTTCGTCATCTCCGCCGGCATCGCCGGGTTGGCCGGGGGAGTGTTCTCGGTGAGCCACGGGTTCGCGTCGCTGCAGGAGCTCATCTGGCAGACCTCCGGCAAGGTCGTGCTCATCACGGTCCTCGGTGGCATCGGCACCCTGTGGGGAGGCCCACTCGGGGCGGCCGTCGTGGTCCTCCTCGAGGACTACCTGGCGTCGTCGGGGTTCAACGGCATCGGCATCATCACCGGCACGATCTTCGTCCTCATCGTCCTGCTCTTCCGCAAGGGCATCTGGGGCACCGTGGCCGATCTCGTCGCACGGATCCGCGGGCGCGCGGCAACTGCGGCACAGGGGAAGCGTGATGCTTGA
- a CDS encoding branched-chain amino acid ABC transporter permease, which yields MSAFIQYTLQGLATGGFYALAALGLAVIFGVMGVVNFSHGAMYMLGAVGSAVLLDVADIPFWGALVIVPILLFLFGVLVERLLVRWLLKLDPLYNFLLTFGLTLLIVDLVKRKYGVSGLPYELPAGLEGRVTVGGLSLSSYQLFAAFFSVALCVAVWLLLTKTRIGMIVRASTEDAERTRALGINVGRWVTPVFGFGIALAGVAGVLAAPFRAITADMGSNFIIILFAVVVIGGLGSILGAVIAGFLVGLVEAYGQAYAPSYAQVLIFVLMAAVVLVRPAGLFGREEAS from the coding sequence ATGAGTGCATTCATCCAGTACACGCTCCAGGGCCTGGCGACGGGCGGCTTCTATGCCCTCGCCGCCCTGGGGCTGGCGGTCATCTTCGGTGTCATGGGGGTGGTCAACTTCAGCCACGGCGCCATGTACATGCTCGGCGCCGTTGGGTCGGCCGTGCTCCTCGACGTCGCGGACATCCCGTTCTGGGGTGCTCTCGTCATCGTCCCGATCCTGTTGTTCCTGTTCGGCGTCCTCGTCGAGCGGCTCCTCGTGAGGTGGCTGCTCAAGCTCGATCCGCTCTACAACTTCCTCCTCACCTTCGGTCTGACGTTGCTCATCGTCGACCTGGTCAAACGCAAGTACGGCGTCTCCGGGTTGCCCTACGAGCTGCCGGCGGGACTCGAGGGACGGGTGACCGTGGGCGGTTTGAGCCTGTCGAGCTACCAGCTGTTCGCGGCCTTCTTCTCGGTGGCGCTCTGCGTCGCCGTGTGGCTGCTCCTCACCAAGACGCGCATCGGCATGATCGTGCGCGCCTCGACGGAGGACGCCGAACGCACCCGCGCCCTGGGCATCAACGTGGGCCGTTGGGTGACACCGGTGTTCGGTTTCGGGATCGCGTTGGCGGGTGTGGCCGGAGTGCTCGCTGCACCGTTCCGGGCGATCACCGCTGACATGGGCAGCAACTTCATCATCATCCTGTTTGCCGTCGTCGTCATCGGCGGGCTCGGCTCGATCCTTGGCGCAGTCATCGCCGGGTTCCTCGTCGGGCTCGTGGAGGCGTACGGCCAGGCCTACGCACCGTCCTATGCGCAAGTTCTCATCTTCGTCCTCATGGCAGCGGTCGTCCTCGTCCGCCCGGCGGGACTCTTCGGCCGCGAGGAGGCCTCATGA